From a region of the Balaenoptera acutorostrata chromosome 14, mBalAcu1.1, whole genome shotgun sequence genome:
- the LOC130704732 gene encoding cyclin-dependent kinase 2-associated protein 1-like, translating to MSHRPNLTAHVPAASLSASGSVHPPSTSMATSSQYRQLLGEYGPPALGHARGTGKSQVPQSKYAEPLAVIEELGKEVRPPSAGSRSAMQSLERGIVHAAGSVREGLAETERKAGR from the coding sequence atGTCTCACAGACCGAACTTGACCGCGCACGTGCCCGCCGCCTCCCTCAGCGCCTCTGGGAGCGTGCACCCGCCCTCCACCAGTATGGCGACGTCTTCCCAGTACCGCCAGCTGCTGGGTGAGTACGGGCCGCCAGCTCTAGGCCACGCCCGGGGAACTGGGAAGAGCCAGGTGCCCCAGAGCAAATACGCGGAGCCGCTGGCCGTCATCGAAGAGCTGGGGAAAGAGGTCAGACCCCCGTCCGCGGGCAGCAGGAGCGCGATGCAGAGCCTGGAACGCGGCATCGTCCACGCTGCAGGATCGGTGCGGGAGGGCTTGGCTGAAACGGAACGGAAGGCCGGGCGCTAG